The nucleotide sequence AAGACTGTTATGCTGAAAGTAATATAATTCTGCACAAAATGTTGACAGTAATGTGTCCAAACTGTCGTCATCGGTTTCCAGCTCCTGGTTGCTGTGAACCACAAAACGTAGACAAAAATAATGGTTTTATTCACCCGACGGCTTGTTATTATGGTGGGCTTCTAGTTCCTAAAGGATACACCAGTGGTGGTGGTTGCTTTATAAATGCTCCCACTATTATTCACAGTCAGCCTATTATTAATTCTTTTAACCATCCATCTGTGGCATTTGATTTAGAAAAACCAAGAATCGATAAACAAAAGGATATTTTCCTACAAAGATCTGAAAAAGACATTAGAGGTCATGGATTTCCAATATTCAATCACGAAATTGAAAAGAATCAGAATTGTGGGAGTCAAATCACGACAAGTTGTGATTTAACTGGTGGTAGTGTAACAATAACAACACCAAGCATACAATCCGGAGGTTGCTTGATTCAAAGCACAGACTCTGGTGTCCTCATGCAGACGCCGCATATGGAAATCCGTCCGAAATTATCTGGTGGCGGCTGTTTTGTACAAAAAACATTAGCAACTGAAAATCAAGAGGTATCAATTACACTTTCGGAGCAAAAAGGTCAGCAAGAAAGTGCCGAACGAGATGGTAGAATGTTTCTGTTACCACCAAGTGGATGTCAAGAATTACCTGGGATTCGGAGAAATCTCTTACCTCAGAAAACGGATGTGGAAACTTCAATAGGAAATTTTATGGCCGGAAACTGTGAAGAAAAACCTAATCTTTCCAACTTCCAAGCTAATACTGCATCAGCCATGCACATTCAACAATCCAGTAATTCTGAGAAAAACGACCAAGAAACAGAGGCAGGAAAAAATTTCAACTGCTGTTGCAATCATATGCAGAATCTTTATCATATTAAATCCAATAATCCATCAATGTCTGAAAATCGTAATTCTGTACTGTTGGATTCTAATCCAGGAGTTCAAATACAAGTAAACGCAACTGTACAACTTCCTGCCAGTTTAGGACAGTGTACAGTAAATATAACAGCAACTACTGCAAATCCTCCGAATTCTGTGTCAAGTACAGCATCGAAAACTagaaacaattttaatggtggaGGTTTGGTACAAAAAAATGAAGTCGAGGGCAACGAAGAACATTTTGAAGAAAGAAGGGATAGAACGCCGACTACACCAGTCTCGTGGCTAATGCCTTGCCCCTGGAGTTTCGATAGTTATACAATGGATAGAGATGCGGCTAGACTTTGCGAAGTCAAAAGACTTTTACATATATGTGGTTGGTATCACGAAGGCCTTAGTTGGCAACAGAGTGAAAATTTATTGAAAGAAGCTGCGGTAGGACGGTGGTTGATGAGAGACAGTTCGGATAGCAGATTTACCTTTGCTATATCTGTACAAACTGCCAGAGGACCTACCTCTGTTCGAGTTCACTATTTTTTAGGACAGTTTCGATTAGATGCTGAACCTAGACTTGCTTTTGCTATCCCACTTTTTGATTGTCCAATCAAAATGTTAGAATATTACGTGGAATATTCAAAAAGTGTTGACGAACACAGGAAAGAAGTTTGGGTAGACTATAGCGGCCAACTTTATAGCGAGATTTATTTGACAAAGCCTTTAGTTAAGGAAGTTAGGTCTCTTAGTCATTTAGCCAGGCTCGTCGTGAATAGGTGTAAATTGCCTACTGAACACTTGCCGCCACTAATTAAAAGTTATCTTGCAGAATATCCGTATACTCTTTGAAAAATAATGCGTTACGTGTTTTTCTGATTCCTGGAGGTATTCActtcaaaatattttaaaacttATTTAAACAGTGTTTCAATAAATTGACAAGAAATTCCGAGTAAAGACAATGTTTATATGGAAGTTCAATAGTTGAAGATACGTTTCTTGTTTCATTTTCAAACAAtttactttttttattcgaaataaattaTGTAGTTAAACATTATTTCAGTTAAATCGATTAAATGCGGCTCATATGTTGCATATTAGTGTAATGTCAAAATGATAGTTCCATAAATCAGAAACACCGAAGAATAcctttatttttatacattctaCAATTACTTGTATCGGAATTTGTATGTTCGATGTAATACGAAATACACCGTATAATCAACTGTATCGAAAGCTACATTTTCGTAAATTTGATTAACAATTGAGAATAGTGGGCCATATTTAATGAAAGGGGTATGTAacgataacaatttcgaaagtTAAACGAAAGTATGTCACTTACTTTGTAGTCAGTAAAGCATAATATTAAAAGATTGATTGTTCGACCGAGTCCTTTTTAATCTTTTAAAATCCTCCTGAAGGACAGGGTACCATTTACATACCCTGCTTGGACCAAACAAAATTGTAGACGGTCTTTTCCTTCATTAACGATTAGAGGAATGATGTGGTTTTAAGTTTTCCATAACGCATATATTAATCAATTTTTTCCGACACTATAATTAACTAGAACTTTTTTACCGTTATAGTGAacgtaattattttgaaatgacGAATGAAGAAAAACGATTACTTAAAATGACCTTCTGCGCAACATAGTTTTAAAACCAGGAAGATACGTTATGGAATTATTAATGGAAAATTAAGTTAATACAAAGCTCGGTCACTTCTGATATTTCTTGAGCAGTGATTGGCAATGTGTGCttatagttgcaaatcattgctcTGCACTGAAACTGTTCAAGAACAGTAAGAATGATATTAAATCAGCTTCAGTGAAGGAATTATAAGGCAGTATTAGAATTTAAAGCATCGATTTGACTCTTCATTTCCTAATAAAAGTGATAACATAGCTATGAAACAAGTagtttatacaaaaattattgcgTATGGGAGTgcatatgtataaaataatttcgtagTGCGAGAAATGTACAGATGAATGTTTTTCATACGATTTCTGAAGGTACATCTGAATTAATTTAAGTAATCCATAGACGACCAAGAACATCTTTTAATTATTCTACTTGCATAAACATTCCATTGATGTTTGTGCATAAGAGTTGCCAAAAAATAGTAGAAACATGTATCAATATTTTTAACTTCCACATGTTGAGTTGGCGTATTGCATAATCATAATAGGAATGGATACTATTTCTTGACGGTGTATCTTGTTTACTGAAATTCGACCCAGATAATTATTAAGCACGCTTGGTTGCCTATGGATTAGTTTACGAAGTGCAgcttatttttaaacaaatattgAATGTAACaaagaaatcaaattttaaATGTGACTGTCGTCTGTGTAATGTACAATCTGACAGTATATAGGGTGATCCGTTTAAGTGGACTTGGTGGAATATTTCGCGAGGGATTAAAGTTATCAAAAAtatgttcctacaaaagttgtttggtatAGAGGGGTTCAGCTAGCAACTTGCGTTTATATCATTGTATTAGTAGTAGTTATTGTCATTAGTCATAGTCATTGTATTCTTCTCAACAAACGCTGCTATATATGTTATggataaaaaaaatacagagTCCCATTTagaaatattaatttgatttcAATATCTCTCCCACCTCTACACCTGTAGGAATATTGTTTATATCATCTAACGTTTCCCTCTATACgaaacaacttttgtaggaacataTTTTGAATAACTTTAATCCCCCGCGAAATATTCCACCGAGTCCAACTAAGTGGATCACTCTGTATAagataaatattttgtaattatattttatacaaaagGAGACCTCTCATGTAGTAATGAAATCGGTAATTTCAGAAAAGAAGAGTTAAActttgcagatgaatcaaacgctaaattaatttaatttttgttgtGTATTAGCAAAtttcttcaaatgtatgtgtgcgtgtgtgcgtATGCTCGTGCGCGTGTATAGGAGAAAATTTAAGATGTATGTACGTAACAAATACTTTGGTATTTAAATGTAAGACGGTCGATCAAAATGTTGCGAAACTTACGGTCgatatatttttctaaatacGAATCGGCGGCCTTTTCAAAGCATACAGAATTTTTCTAATAAgaaatatatagggtgtttcaAAAACATGCCCTCAATGATTAAATTCATTCAATGGATTTGTATCATTTAAAATTTTAGCTACGTCGCGATGctgcatttttaaataaaatttattatattttgatagggacaccctatataaattaatatagaatTGCTTGTTTATTGTCTCTATATTAGAGATAACTATTTTATATCTACCCTTCGTGAACAGGATATTTAATACAAAAGGGCTACTTTctgtattaattataaataatatttattttgataTCTAGAAGAatcttaaataaaattgttttacgATTATATacgtagcttaaaatcatttaTAGTATGCTTTGAATTTTCAGAAGCTCAATTTGTAATTGTCGAAAGTAATTACGGGCAACGGGTAGTTTGCTGAATACTTACTAATGCTTTAAATTTTCTATTCAGGCGTATAATGTGCTTATCCTAATGGCATACATGACGTTTGCAGTACTCATATTAAAATAATGCAAAAAAATTCAGAGTCATGCTAACTATGTTTTTTGTAACATCTTAGTAACGAATACAGCAACACATATTATGATCTTGAAATGATTGCGAATCTCAATATTTACACGAAACTTACATGAATTTCAAAATCATAATACATAGTATTAATTTAATCTCTGCTTTAGTTACGAGTCCTTAGATAGTGGATCTCAAATCAAAAGATTCTGAAATACTTATTCAAAAATTCATCGTTCGATCGAAATTTTTTTGTACTtcgtatttttgttgttgtattGATTAGTTTCCTCTGAATACTTATCGTCAGATTAATTCACAGGTGTGTCAAGCAGATATGAAAGTACAGAAGTATAAAATTGCATCTTCTGCATTTTGATTATTTCAATTTATCACTACCTCTTGCCCATATTCATAGAGGAGTCCATAATGCCTACTGAGCActagttattaatattttacaatTTCCAATACCTTTGTGCTATTTTGTAGCTGGATTGCGAAGGGTTAGTTAATTTCGATTTTTCCAATTTTAAGAGTCGAATCGAAGGCGTGTTTATCATTGAAAACTGCCACTCATTAAATTCTGCGA is from Megalopta genalis isolate 19385.01 chromosome 12, iyMegGena1_principal, whole genome shotgun sequence and encodes:
- the LOC117219163 gene encoding uncharacterized protein LOC117219163, whose product is MLTVMCPNCRHRFPAPGCCEPQNVDKNNGFIHPTACYYGGLLVPKGYTSGGGCFINAPTIIHSQPIINSFNHPSVAFDLEKPRIDKQKDIFLQRSEKDIRGHGFPIFNHEIEKNQNCGSQITTSCDLTGGSVTITTPSIQSGGCLIQSTDSGVLMQTPHMEIRPKLSGGGCFVQKTLATENQEVSITLSEQKGQQESAERDGRMFLLPPSGCQELPGIRRNLLPQKTDVETSIGNFMAGNCEEKPNLSNFQANTASAMHIQQSSNSEKNDQETEAGKNFNCCCNHMQNLYHIKSNNPSMSENRNSVLLDSNPGVQIQVNATVQLPASLGQCTVNITATTANPPNSVSSTASKTRNNFNGGGLVQKNEVEGNEEHFEERRDRTPTTPVSWLMPCPWSFDSYTMDRDAARLCEVKRLLHICGWYHEGLSWQQSENLLKEAAVGRWLMRDSSDSRFTFAISVQTARGPTSVRVHYFLGQFRLDAEPRLAFAIPLFDCPIKMLEYYVEYSKSVDEHRKEVWVDYSGQLYSEIYLTKPLVKEVRSLSHLARLVVNRCKLPTEHLPPLIKSYLAEYPYTL